Proteins from one Papaver somniferum cultivar HN1 unplaced genomic scaffold, ASM357369v1 unplaced-scaffold_158, whole genome shotgun sequence genomic window:
- the LOC113337187 gene encoding uncharacterized protein LOC113337187, whose translation MEAAATPTTFTSLSDESTLEYVQKEVPLESQTPDLNENDAVVESMITKTVLPKYVIIQSNQNNTYLHLENDNPFVTNALRYAGEYSFDLDTRFEVVPATTGNGQIHVRSMKNNKYWANFGTSYNWITAMADKPEENQSDKNCTLFELLSKSQSKLMIRHVNTSKYVRFYMNSGQPSDGLLNLSSDRYDEDVCTFIDWESVVMLPELIRIKGVNSGNHLKAFADGFMDFSRQADNSSLFDYVVSPSRDGGICLKSAYFGTYWTDVDDSTWVLLKGDSPTVHDTNTVFLPMITSGNRIIIKSLKSGNFCNRHSADGKNDCLATLNNYPDDWSYMDIEEPVFSRKINNVRYNLTDARIYGEKSIALISDDSSNKTKSPLTSELNLKTTVTNTNNWSTSVSLKLGVKMTLTFGVPLIKSGSGEFEISGEETRSSQWGETETESIEVGSVRTMTLQPMTRLKTSLLATRVSYDIPFSYTQHDILMNGSKKVTEKIDGIFTGHNGYNYRYEVVQLPLE comes from the coding sequence atggaagcagcagcaactCCTACCACCTTCACTTCTCTCAGTGATGAATCTACTCTGGAGTACGTGCAGAAGGAGGTACCATTAGAAAGTCAGACTCCTGATTTGAATGAGAATGATGCGGTTGTTGAATCCATGATAACAAAAACAGTACTTCCCAAGTACGTGATCATCCAATCAAACCAAAACAATACATACTTGCACCTGGAGAATGACAATCCATTTGTGACTAATGCGCTCCGGTATGCTGGAGAGTACAGTTTCGATCTGGACACCAGATTTGAGGTGGTTCCAGCGACCACTGGAAATGGACAGATCCATGTCCGGTCTATGAAGAACAACAAGTACTGGGCAAATTTCGGTACGTCTTACAATTGGATCACTGCCATGGCCGACAAACCTGAGGAGAATCAATCCGACAAAAATTGCACGCTGTTCGAGCTTCTTTCCAAAAGCCAAAGCAAGCTTATGATCCGCCATGTCAACACCAGCAAATATGTAAGGTTTTATATGAATAGTGGCCAACCTTCTGACGGCTTGTTGAATTTATCATCAGATCGCTACGATGAAGACGTGTGCACCTTCATTGACTGGGAATCTGTCGTTATGTTGCCTGAGCTTATCAGGATCAAAGGCGTAAACAGCGGAAACCATCTTAAGGCCTTCGCGGACGGATTTATGGACTTCAGTAGACAAGCCGATAATTCCTCATTGTTTGACTACGTGGTATCGCCAAGTCGAGATGGAGGCATCTGTCTGAAGAGTGCTTACTTCGGCACCTATTGGACGGATGTGGATGATAGTACATGGGTATTGTTAAAGGGGGATTCCCCCACAGTCCATGACACAAACACCGTGTTTCTCCCCATGATAACTAGTGGAAACCGCATCATCATAAAAAGTTTGAAGAGTGGGAATTTTTGCAACAGACACTCAGCAGATGGCAAGAACGACTGCCTCGCCACACTTAATAACTATCCCGATGATTGGAGCTACATGGATATTGAGGAGCCTGTTTTCTCAAGGAAGATCAATAACGTCAGATATAACCTTACTGATGCAAGGATTTACGGTGAGAAAAGCATTGCTCTTATCAGTGACGATTCAAGCAACAAAACAAAAAGTCCCTTAACGTCAGAATTAAATCTCAAGACTACAGTGACCAATACAAATAATTGGAGTACAAGTGTGTCGTTGAAACTTGGTGTCAAGATGACGTTAACCTTTGGTGTCCCGCTCATAAAATCCGGCAGTGGTGAGTTTGAGATATCAGGTGAGGAAACCAGATCTTCCCAATGGGGAGAAACGGAGACGGAGAGCATTGAAGTGGGGTCTGTGAGAACTATGACTTTGCAACCTATGACTAGGTTGAAGACGAGTCTGTTGGCAACACGGGTTTCGTACGACATACCATTCTCGTACACTCAGCATGACATCTTAATGAATGGGAGTAAAAAAGTTACTGAAAAGATCGATGGCATTTTTACTGGCCACAATGGCTACAACTATAGGTACGAGGTTGTCCAGCTTCCTCTCGAGTAA